The Arthrobacter sp. NicSoilC5 genome has a window encoding:
- a CDS encoding PfkB family carbohydrate kinase, with protein MPQPSTGTLLFVGCATLDSIALVEDFPAADSRTVAVDFATAGGGPAATAAVAAARAGASTAFAGVLGTDEEGDRIIAGLQGEGVDTSAVIRDPGVKTGASVIVVSKATESRAIVTRPVPPVSFPAGSRFAELLQSAAWVHVDHLGWNAVASVPGFNPANLNISVDAGNPIPAFNPRGVALYVPTIERLQAEYGAGLSPEALLGKALDDGATAVVATAGSEGAWVAERGGEPVHVPATPATIVSTLGAGDVYHGALLAAVAAGLPLVDAAVFAGRTAAASCGGLDGRSAIPHQTINPVPVSNLTS; from the coding sequence GTGCCCCAACCGTCAACTGGAACCCTGCTTTTCGTAGGCTGTGCCACCCTTGACTCCATCGCCCTGGTGGAGGATTTCCCGGCCGCGGACAGCCGCACCGTCGCCGTGGATTTTGCGACGGCGGGCGGCGGCCCCGCAGCTACGGCGGCCGTCGCGGCGGCCCGGGCAGGCGCCAGCACCGCCTTCGCCGGCGTCCTCGGCACCGATGAAGAAGGAGACCGCATCATCGCCGGGCTCCAGGGGGAAGGCGTTGACACGTCCGCCGTCATCCGCGATCCGGGCGTCAAAACCGGAGCCAGCGTGATCGTGGTCAGCAAGGCCACCGAAAGCCGGGCCATCGTCACCCGGCCGGTCCCTCCCGTCAGCTTTCCCGCCGGCAGCCGCTTCGCCGAACTGCTGCAGTCGGCCGCCTGGGTCCATGTGGACCACCTGGGCTGGAACGCCGTCGCCTCTGTGCCCGGCTTCAACCCCGCGAACCTGAACATCAGCGTCGACGCCGGCAATCCGATCCCCGCCTTCAACCCCCGCGGCGTCGCGCTCTACGTGCCCACCATCGAAAGGCTCCAGGCGGAGTACGGCGCGGGCCTCTCCCCCGAGGCCCTCCTGGGCAAGGCGCTCGACGACGGCGCCACCGCCGTCGTCGCCACCGCCGGCTCCGAGGGCGCCTGGGTGGCGGAACGCGGCGGCGAACCCGTCCATGTCCCGGCCACCCCCGCCACCATCGTCTCAACCCTCGGCGCCGGCGACGTGTACCACGGAGCCCTCCTTGCCGCCGTCGCCGCCGGCCTTCCGCTGGTGGACGCGGCCGTGTTCGCCGGCCGCACCGCCGCCGCCTCGTGTGGCGGACTGGACGGCCGCTCCGCCATCCCGCACCAGACCATCAACCCAGTCCCAGTCTCCAACCTGACCAGCTGA
- a CDS encoding Gfo/Idh/MocA family oxidoreductase, producing the protein MSLPTAESPRTIRYGLIGAGHMAREHVRNLALIPGSLITAVSDPTPSSLEKTVAEIGHEVHTFATHQELLASGLVDALVIASPNDTHLGILKDIFASGTNLPVLVEKPVCTSAEQADELEALAANYPAPVWVAMEYRYMPPVQEIIQAAHGGKLGNIHMLSIVEHRFPFLHKVDAWNRFAERTGGTLVEKCCHFFDLMRLILQDEPVRVYASGGHDVNHMDEVYDGRVSDMVDNAYVIVDFKGGRRAMLELSMFAEGSKFQERISIVGDAAKIETLIPVAANHWIPGDEAEATVEFSPRSPLGPEKHEVPVDEAVLAAGAHHGSTYYEHLGYRKAILGEGPVEVTVADGLQSVRMGLAAERSITEGRPVELANAVSGVRS; encoded by the coding sequence ATGTCATTGCCTACTGCGGAATCACCCCGGACCATCCGGTACGGCCTCATCGGAGCCGGCCACATGGCCCGCGAACACGTCAGGAACCTTGCACTGATTCCGGGCAGCCTCATCACCGCAGTTTCGGACCCCACACCGTCGTCCCTGGAAAAGACGGTCGCGGAGATCGGCCATGAGGTGCACACGTTCGCCACCCACCAGGAACTCCTGGCCTCAGGCCTGGTGGACGCCCTTGTCATCGCCAGCCCCAACGACACGCACCTGGGCATCCTGAAGGACATCTTCGCCAGCGGCACCAACCTGCCCGTGCTCGTGGAAAAGCCTGTGTGCACCAGCGCGGAGCAGGCGGACGAACTGGAAGCCCTCGCCGCCAACTACCCCGCACCCGTGTGGGTGGCCATGGAGTACCGCTACATGCCGCCGGTGCAGGAGATCATCCAGGCGGCGCACGGCGGAAAGCTGGGCAACATCCACATGCTCTCCATCGTGGAGCACCGCTTCCCGTTCCTGCACAAGGTGGACGCATGGAACCGCTTCGCCGAGCGGACCGGCGGCACCCTGGTGGAGAAGTGCTGCCACTTCTTCGACCTGATGCGGCTGATCCTGCAGGACGAACCCGTCCGGGTGTACGCCAGCGGCGGCCACGATGTGAACCACATGGACGAGGTCTACGACGGCCGGGTGTCCGACATGGTGGACAACGCCTACGTGATTGTCGATTTCAAGGGCGGCCGCCGGGCCATGCTGGAACTGTCCATGTTCGCCGAGGGATCCAAGTTCCAGGAACGGATCTCCATCGTGGGTGATGCCGCAAAGATTGAGACCCTGATCCCGGTAGCAGCCAACCACTGGATCCCCGGGGATGAGGCCGAAGCCACCGTGGAGTTCAGCCCGCGGTCCCCGCTGGGCCCCGAAAAGCATGAGGTCCCGGTGGACGAGGCTGTCCTCGCGGCCGGTGCCCATCACGGGTCCACGTACTACGAGCACCTGGGGTACCGGAAGGCCATCCTGGGCGAAGGTCCCGTCGAAGTGACAGTTGCCGACGGACTGCAGTCCGTCCGGATGGGCCTCGCGGCGGAACGCTCTATTACGGAAGGACGCCCCGTGGAGCTTGCCAATGCCGTTTCCGGGGTACGTTCATAG
- a CDS encoding DeoR/GlpR family DNA-binding transcription regulator, with protein MSTAHEEAPLTPRQRTILDELGRRGFISTNDLAETFAVSDMTVRRDTRVLSKRGLARVVHGGVSAVDGHGQNADFAARVREDADAKLRVARACISLIGERDAIILDAGTTTYQIAQELPTSFTGTIITHSAPAIQRCLQLTAARTICLGGELLLDSQAFNGPMTVTAAAGLRAKTAFIGVTGIHDEAFYIERDVERATKIALMNSAEQVVVVATHQKMLRYALARLAAFDAVDILVTDAPPPRVIEDALGAANVKLMVAA; from the coding sequence ATGAGCACCGCACATGAAGAGGCGCCGCTGACGCCCCGCCAGCGCACCATCCTGGACGAGCTGGGCCGGAGGGGCTTCATTTCCACGAACGACCTGGCGGAGACGTTCGCGGTCTCCGACATGACCGTGCGGCGTGACACCCGGGTCCTGTCCAAGCGCGGACTGGCCCGGGTGGTGCACGGCGGCGTCAGCGCAGTGGACGGGCATGGCCAGAACGCGGACTTCGCCGCCCGGGTGAGGGAGGATGCCGATGCCAAACTCCGGGTGGCGCGCGCCTGCATCTCGTTGATCGGCGAGCGGGACGCCATCATCCTGGATGCCGGCACCACCACTTACCAGATCGCGCAGGAGCTGCCCACATCCTTCACGGGCACCATCATCACGCATTCCGCGCCCGCCATCCAGCGCTGCCTCCAGCTCACGGCGGCGCGAACCATCTGCCTTGGCGGGGAGCTGCTGCTGGACAGCCAGGCGTTCAACGGCCCCATGACGGTCACGGCTGCGGCCGGCCTGCGCGCCAAGACAGCCTTCATCGGCGTGACCGGCATCCATGACGAGGCGTTCTATATTGAGCGGGACGTGGAACGCGCCACTAAGATCGCCCTTATGAATTCAGCGGAACAGGTGGTGGTGGTCGCCACCCATCAAAAGATGCTGCGGTACGCTCTGGCGCGGCTTGCGGCCTTCGATGCGGTGGACATCCTGGTGACGGACGCCCCGCCGCCGCGGGTAATCGAGGATGCCCTGGGCGCCGCCAACGTGAAGCTGATGGTCGCCGCGTGA
- a CDS encoding 2-hydroxyacid dehydrogenase, protein MTALLRVCLPAQNLLDALAPIDGVEFVLWDLDGPAPEGRLDLLVPGYMGKPSALAALEGVDVGMVQSQSIGYDGVAAVLPAGITFANAAGVHETSTAELAVGMMVASQRGIPDFVRNQETGAWDNSQRPSLADRRVLLVGYGGVGKAIEARLLPFETDVTRMASRAREDERGTIHGIDSLYEQLPLHEIVVVSVPLGEQTQQLVDAKFLAAMPDGALLVNVARGPVADTDALLAETSSGRLRAALDVTDPEPLPADHPLWTTPGVLITPHVGGASSAMFPRMVRLLRKQIGLLLEGKDPVNVVLP, encoded by the coding sequence GTGACGGCCCTGCTGCGCGTCTGCCTGCCCGCCCAAAACCTGCTGGACGCACTCGCGCCCATTGACGGCGTCGAGTTTGTCCTGTGGGACCTGGACGGACCCGCGCCGGAGGGCCGGCTGGACCTGTTGGTGCCCGGCTACATGGGCAAACCGTCGGCGCTCGCCGCTTTGGAGGGCGTAGACGTGGGCATGGTGCAGAGCCAGTCCATCGGGTACGACGGCGTCGCGGCAGTTCTGCCCGCCGGAATCACCTTCGCGAACGCGGCCGGCGTCCATGAGACGTCGACGGCGGAGCTCGCCGTGGGCATGATGGTGGCCTCCCAGCGGGGCATTCCGGACTTTGTCCGGAACCAGGAAACCGGAGCGTGGGACAACAGCCAGCGGCCCAGCCTGGCCGACCGGCGGGTGCTGCTGGTGGGATACGGGGGAGTGGGCAAGGCCATCGAGGCCCGGCTCCTGCCGTTCGAAACCGACGTCACCCGGATGGCCAGCCGCGCCCGTGAGGACGAGCGCGGGACCATCCACGGAATCGATTCGCTCTACGAGCAGCTGCCGCTGCACGAGATCGTGGTGGTCAGTGTTCCGCTCGGTGAGCAGACCCAGCAGCTGGTGGACGCCAAGTTCCTCGCGGCCATGCCGGACGGAGCCCTCTTGGTCAATGTGGCCCGCGGCCCTGTGGCGGACACCGACGCCCTCCTCGCCGAGACGTCGAGCGGCCGGCTCCGGGCCGCCCTGGACGTGACCGATCCGGAACCGCTGCCGGCGGACCACCCGCTGTGGACCACACCGGGCGTGCTCATCACCCCGCACGTCGGCGGCGCCAGCTCGGCCATGTTCCCCCGGATGGTCCGGCTGCTCAGGAAGCAGATCGGCCTCCTGCTCGAGGGCAAGGACCCCGTGAACGTGGTCCTCCCTTAA
- a CDS encoding SRPBCC family protein codes for MSTFEVRRSAVIPASAEEIFPLVNNFHEWTAWSPWETIDPGMSRRYFGNEAGPGAGYEWSGNRRAGSGTMELTESIPASLIRIRLQFTKPFKALNPTTFSFTPVDTGTEVTWRMTGENKGLGRVFALFMDMDKMVGADFERGLAALASTVAARKS; via the coding sequence ATGTCCACTTTTGAAGTCCGCCGCAGCGCTGTCATCCCCGCTTCCGCAGAAGAGATCTTCCCGCTGGTGAACAACTTCCATGAGTGGACCGCCTGGTCCCCCTGGGAAACGATTGACCCGGGCATGAGCCGCCGTTACTTCGGCAACGAAGCCGGCCCCGGCGCGGGGTATGAGTGGAGCGGCAACCGCAGGGCCGGCAGCGGCACCATGGAACTCACAGAATCCATACCCGCCAGCCTGATCCGGATCCGGCTGCAGTTCACCAAGCCGTTCAAGGCACTGAACCCCACCACGTTCAGCTTCACCCCGGTGGACACCGGTACCGAGGTGACCTGGCGGATGACGGGCGAGAACAAGGGCCTGGGCAGGGTGTTCGCACTGTTCATGGACATGGACAAGATGGTGGGCGCCGACTTCGAGCGAGGCCTCGCCGCACTGGCCTCCACGGTTGCGGCCAGGAAGAGCTGA
- a CDS encoding DUF1801 domain-containing protein, with protein MGAVDEALAALDEPDRSCLLHVVETARALAPGATEGMSYGMPALKLDGKPLLAAVPAAKHLSIFPFSGAVVEAVAGRLEGYSLSKGTIRFTADHPVPDDVLEDIVRLRMAEIRK; from the coding sequence TTGGGCGCCGTGGACGAGGCGCTGGCTGCGCTGGATGAACCCGACCGCAGTTGCCTGCTGCATGTGGTGGAGACTGCACGCGCTCTGGCTCCCGGGGCCACGGAGGGGATGAGCTACGGCATGCCGGCCCTGAAACTCGACGGCAAACCGCTCTTGGCAGCCGTCCCGGCGGCAAAACACCTGTCGATCTTTCCCTTTTCCGGCGCGGTGGTGGAAGCGGTGGCCGGGCGCCTGGAAGGGTACTCGCTGTCCAAGGGGACCATCCGCTTCACCGCGGACCACCCCGTGCCCGACGACGTGCTGGAAGACATTGTTCGGCTGCGGATGGCCGAGATCCGGAAGTAA
- a CDS encoding VOC family protein, which translates to MLKDMEVMAVLPAKDIDRARDFYRDKLGFEPERTMADGGLVYRCGKGTSFLIYQTDNAGSAKNTQIGWATDDVQRDVDELRARGVVFEDYDMPGLKTENGIATMEGYGQAAWFLDSEGNILNISSIPS; encoded by the coding sequence ATGCTCAAAGATATGGAAGTCATGGCTGTGCTGCCGGCCAAGGACATCGACCGGGCGCGGGATTTTTATCGGGACAAGCTGGGGTTTGAGCCCGAGCGGACAATGGCGGACGGCGGCCTTGTCTACCGGTGCGGAAAGGGAACCTCGTTCCTGATCTACCAGACGGACAACGCCGGTTCGGCCAAGAACACGCAAATTGGCTGGGCCACGGACGACGTTCAGCGGGACGTGGACGAACTCCGGGCCCGCGGCGTCGTTTTCGAGGATTACGACATGCCAGGGCTGAAGACCGAGAACGGCATCGCAACGATGGAGGGGTACGGCCAGGCAGCGTGGTTCCTGGACAGCGAGGGCAACATCCTGAACATCTCCTCCATTCCGTCCTGA
- a CDS encoding cupin domain-containing protein has product MALGAEEAVPETKGVSMELLATVDLAGEIEGMEGRQLRMRMVTIEPGGVFGPLHDHVGRPGTVYVLQGTITEHRDGRVTEYGPGVGWQEDRHTTHWLENKGTVPVVEISVDIVAAPQQ; this is encoded by the coding sequence ATGGCATTGGGTGCGGAAGAGGCGGTGCCGGAGACGAAGGGCGTCTCCATGGAGCTTCTGGCCACGGTGGATCTTGCCGGGGAGATCGAGGGCATGGAAGGGCGCCAACTCCGCATGCGGATGGTGACCATCGAACCTGGCGGAGTCTTCGGGCCCCTCCATGACCACGTGGGCCGGCCCGGGACGGTTTATGTCCTGCAGGGGACCATCACGGAGCACCGGGACGGCCGGGTCACCGAGTACGGGCCGGGGGTGGGCTGGCAGGAGGACCGCCACACCACCCATTGGCTCGAGAACAAGGGAACGGTGCCGGTCGTCGAAATCTCGGTGGACATCGTGGCCGCCCCGCAACAGTGA
- a CDS encoding MFS transporter encodes MSAMFRALENPNYRIWASGAIVSNIGTWMQRVAQDWLVLTVLTDHSGAAVGLTTGLQFLPMLLFGPYGGVLADRYRKRIILMWTQLAMGFTALAIGLLVVTGTAQLWHAYVAAFCLGVASAVDAPARQAFVSELVGQDNISNAVALNSASFNTARLTGPAIAGVLIAWVGTGPVFLLNAASFAAVLVSLFRIRTTQPAPVAKGDRNKHQVAEGIRYVRRRPDLMLIMVLVGILGAFGMNFPVINSLMATTEFSMGPSEFGLLGSIMAVGTLAGALLAARRSGPRLRFLLGGALGLGVFTILGSIAPNFWVYAAILIPVGLASITFLNSCNTSIQLSVEPQFRGRVLALYLAILQGGTAIGSPLVGWIGSEFGARWSVAVGGIVVLLAGIAAVIAVTRRNRLTLRGALRMALGRREPAV; translated from the coding sequence ATGAGCGCGATGTTCCGGGCCCTGGAGAACCCCAACTACCGCATCTGGGCCAGCGGCGCGATCGTCTCCAACATCGGCACCTGGATGCAGCGCGTGGCCCAGGACTGGCTGGTCCTGACCGTCCTCACCGACCACTCAGGTGCCGCCGTCGGCCTCACCACGGGCCTGCAGTTCCTGCCCATGCTGCTGTTCGGGCCCTACGGCGGGGTACTGGCGGACCGCTACCGCAAGCGCATCATCCTCATGTGGACGCAGCTGGCCATGGGCTTCACGGCCCTCGCCATCGGCCTCCTGGTGGTCACCGGCACCGCCCAGCTGTGGCACGCCTACGTTGCCGCCTTCTGCCTGGGCGTGGCCAGCGCCGTGGATGCACCCGCACGCCAGGCCTTTGTTTCCGAACTGGTGGGCCAGGACAACATCTCCAACGCAGTGGCGCTTAACTCGGCGTCCTTCAACACCGCCCGGCTCACCGGTCCTGCGATCGCCGGCGTGCTCATCGCCTGGGTGGGTACCGGCCCGGTGTTCCTCCTGAACGCCGCGAGCTTCGCCGCCGTCCTGGTCTCGCTGTTCCGGATCCGCACCACGCAGCCTGCCCCCGTTGCCAAGGGAGACCGGAACAAACACCAGGTGGCCGAGGGCATCCGTTACGTGCGGCGCCGTCCGGACCTGATGCTGATCATGGTCCTGGTGGGCATCCTCGGCGCGTTCGGCATGAACTTCCCGGTGATCAACTCGCTGATGGCCACCACGGAATTCAGCATGGGCCCCAGCGAATTCGGGCTCCTCGGCTCCATCATGGCGGTGGGCACGCTGGCCGGCGCCCTCCTGGCGGCGCGCCGTTCCGGACCGCGGCTGCGGTTTCTGCTGGGCGGGGCACTGGGACTGGGGGTCTTCACCATACTGGGCAGCATCGCGCCGAACTTTTGGGTGTACGCGGCCATCCTGATTCCCGTGGGCCTGGCGTCCATCACTTTCCTTAACAGCTGCAACACCAGCATCCAGCTCTCCGTGGAGCCACAGTTCCGGGGCCGCGTACTGGCCCTCTACCTGGCCATCCTCCAGGGCGGCACCGCCATCGGTTCGCCGCTGGTGGGTTGGATCGGCAGCGAGTTCGGCGCCCGCTGGTCCGTCGCGGTAGGCGGCATCGTGGTGCTGCTCGCTGGCATCGCCGCCGTCATCGCGGTCACCAGGCGCAACCGGCTCACCCTTCGCGGCGCACTCCGGATGGCCCTCGGCAGGCGCGAGCCCGCAGTCTGA
- a CDS encoding MarR family transcriptional regulator, whose translation MSPTQTQNQATADPTAPDTLAIDLRTAVMRTSRRLRVEATGEIITPGQYTVLALLNGSGPSTLRALAESEHVQAPSMTRIVNALADQGFVTRSANPDDGRQVRVEITGAGRKVLAEARSQRTAWLAQRVAGLSEEDRLTLSRAARIMQEMSGK comes from the coding sequence ATGTCCCCCACCCAGACGCAGAACCAGGCAACCGCAGACCCCACCGCCCCGGATACCCTCGCCATCGATCTCCGCACCGCCGTGATGCGCACCTCGCGCCGGCTCCGCGTTGAGGCAACAGGCGAAATCATCACCCCCGGCCAGTACACGGTACTGGCACTGCTCAACGGCAGCGGTCCCAGCACCCTGCGCGCGCTGGCCGAAAGTGAACACGTCCAGGCACCGTCCATGACCAGGATCGTCAATGCCCTCGCCGACCAGGGCTTCGTTACCCGGTCGGCCAATCCCGACGATGGCCGGCAGGTCCGCGTGGAGATCACCGGTGCCGGCAGGAAGGTCCTGGCAGAGGCCCGAAGCCAGCGCACCGCGTGGCTGGCCCAGCGCGTGGCCGGACTCAGCGAGGAAGACCGGCTCACCCTCAGCCGCGCGGCCCGCATCATGCAGGAAATGAGCGGCAAATGA
- a CDS encoding DUF3592 domain-containing protein — protein MTGRRTDGNRKPWLSWKGKLNLAVTVLVLCLGPVMIGVGSFMINSDQELARTGAQTTGTIVHFDDVTKASERRIRVDYTAADGVPRKTFAAVDHDQHPVVGNSVTVTYAENNPGRAIVPGYESDGVWLRGAGVVLTVIFGLIGLLFAVLVGSAVLRAKFRARRTQQVV, from the coding sequence GTGACTGGGCGCAGAACTGACGGAAACCGTAAGCCGTGGCTGTCGTGGAAGGGGAAACTGAACCTGGCCGTGACCGTCCTGGTCCTTTGCTTGGGGCCGGTGATGATCGGCGTGGGCAGCTTCATGATCAACTCTGATCAAGAGCTTGCACGGACCGGGGCGCAGACCACCGGAACAATCGTCCACTTCGACGACGTCACCAAGGCTTCGGAGCGCAGGATCAGGGTCGACTACACGGCCGCGGATGGGGTGCCCCGCAAGACGTTCGCGGCCGTGGACCACGACCAGCATCCCGTGGTGGGCAACAGCGTCACCGTCACCTATGCCGAAAATAATCCGGGCCGGGCGATTGTGCCCGGCTACGAGAGCGACGGGGTGTGGCTGCGCGGTGCCGGCGTGGTCCTGACGGTCATCTTCGGTCTCATCGGGCTCCTGTTCGCCGTCCTGGTCGGCAGCGCTGTCCTGCGGGCTAAATTCCGGGCGCGCCGAACGCAGCAGGTGGTGTAG
- a CDS encoding heme-binding protein: MTEQQPYEVVRRYPHFELRRYPDYVVAEITVNADFDRAGNAAFRYLFNYISGSNTARQKLAMTAPVIQEAGPQKLAMTTPVLQSGSLPGAGQAAEFSVAFVLPAGVTADTAPVPDDPKVRVRAVRGSLAAVLGFSGSGSASAFERRNNGLQAALTLAGLTPVGAPRFARFDPPFKPWFLRHNEVVQDVLELQPGEAAAPSS; the protein is encoded by the coding sequence ATGACTGAACAGCAGCCCTATGAGGTGGTCCGGCGCTATCCGCACTTCGAGCTGCGCCGGTATCCGGATTACGTGGTGGCCGAAATAACCGTGAACGCGGATTTTGACCGCGCCGGCAACGCGGCCTTCCGGTATCTCTTCAACTACATCAGCGGCAGCAACACTGCCCGGCAGAAACTTGCCATGACCGCCCCGGTGATCCAGGAAGCGGGACCGCAGAAGCTCGCCATGACAACGCCCGTACTCCAAAGCGGTTCGCTGCCCGGCGCCGGGCAGGCCGCCGAATTTTCGGTCGCCTTTGTCCTGCCCGCCGGCGTGACCGCGGACACTGCTCCGGTGCCAGACGATCCCAAGGTCAGGGTGCGGGCGGTGCGCGGTTCTTTGGCCGCCGTGCTGGGCTTCTCCGGCAGCGGTTCGGCATCGGCCTTTGAGCGGCGCAACAACGGATTGCAGGCAGCCCTCACCCTGGCCGGCCTGACTCCGGTGGGCGCGCCCAGGTTCGCCCGCTTTGACCCGCCGTTCAAACCCTGGTTCCTGCGCCACAACGAGGTGGTCCAGGACGTGCTGGAACTCCAGCCCGGGGAGGCAGCGGCGCCGTCGTCGTAA
- a CDS encoding VOC family protein: MQMRLEVVQVPVSDVDKSKAFYMEKLGFILDHDVEHIPGIRVVQLTPPGSATSVVIGTGMTTMTPGSLEGLQLVVPDLTEVRSELVRRGADISEIQDLGGVLFAYFSDPDGNRWVMQGQTQEHVRDAHRS, encoded by the coding sequence ATGCAGATGCGCCTTGAGGTTGTACAGGTCCCGGTTTCAGACGTCGACAAATCAAAAGCCTTTTACATGGAAAAACTGGGATTCATCCTGGACCACGATGTGGAGCACATCCCGGGCATTCGCGTGGTCCAACTGACTCCCCCGGGTTCTGCCACATCGGTGGTGATCGGCACCGGCATGACCACCATGACGCCGGGCAGCCTGGAGGGCCTCCAACTGGTTGTTCCTGATCTCACCGAAGTCCGCAGCGAGCTGGTCCGGCGCGGCGCGGATATCAGCGAGATCCAGGACCTTGGCGGCGTCCTGTTCGCCTACTTCAGCGATCCCGACGGCAACCGCTGGGTCATGCAGGGCCAGACGCAGGAGCACGTCCGGGACGCACACAGAAGCTAG
- a CDS encoding DUF1524 domain-containing protein, whose protein sequence is MLLAAVDSGLAGALVVLAISLALTGLYVLITGRRSWAWLPAQRKAGAVAMAASLALFVGGAVAMPRVAGADLQAASSESTAKATQATASPTATAKASPSSTPSPTADATGEPLDPENPYALAAGVTATAPNAQPAYATKALDLLADLPIKGRAPKTGYDRAQFGQAWADVDRNGCDTRNDILKRDLTGISYTNSVPCKVQSGTLADPYTGKTISFVRGSATSSAVQIDHVVALSDAWQKGAQQLTAEQRTAFANDPLNLQATDGPTNQQKGDGDAATWLPPNKGFRCEYVARQVSVKATYGLWVTQAEHDAIARILGDCAGQLAPTNQQAPAPVAPAPAPAAVAPAPAPAPAPAAVAPAPVVPAAPAPVAPVPAAPAPAAAYYANCAAARAAGAAPLYAGQAGYRPALDRDSDGVACE, encoded by the coding sequence ATGCTTTTGGCAGCAGTGGACAGCGGGTTGGCGGGGGCCCTGGTTGTCCTGGCCATCTCGCTGGCCCTCACCGGCCTCTACGTCCTCATCACGGGACGCCGCTCCTGGGCATGGCTGCCCGCACAACGGAAAGCCGGGGCCGTCGCGATGGCAGCGTCTTTGGCGCTCTTCGTCGGCGGTGCCGTCGCAATGCCACGGGTTGCCGGCGCTGACCTGCAGGCCGCCTCATCGGAGAGCACCGCCAAGGCCACCCAAGCGACAGCGAGCCCGACGGCGACAGCCAAGGCGTCGCCGTCGTCCACGCCAAGTCCCACTGCCGACGCCACGGGCGAACCACTGGACCCGGAGAACCCATACGCTCTTGCCGCCGGCGTCACAGCAACCGCGCCCAACGCGCAGCCTGCCTACGCCACCAAGGCGCTGGATCTGCTGGCTGACCTCCCCATCAAGGGCCGCGCGCCGAAGACCGGATACGACCGGGCGCAGTTCGGCCAGGCGTGGGCGGATGTGGACCGGAATGGCTGCGATACCCGCAATGACATCCTCAAACGCGACCTCACCGGCATTTCGTACACGAACAGTGTGCCGTGCAAGGTGCAGTCGGGAACGCTGGCCGATCCTTACACGGGTAAGACCATCAGCTTTGTGCGGGGTTCCGCGACCAGCAGCGCCGTCCAGATCGACCACGTGGTGGCCTTGAGCGACGCCTGGCAGAAGGGCGCGCAGCAGCTGACAGCGGAGCAGCGGACGGCTTTTGCCAACGACCCGCTGAACCTGCAGGCCACGGACGGGCCCACCAACCAGCAAAAGGGCGACGGCGACGCGGCCACCTGGTTGCCGCCGAACAAGGGCTTCCGCTGTGAGTACGTTGCGCGGCAGGTTTCCGTGAAGGCGACCTACGGGCTGTGGGTCACCCAGGCGGAGCACGATGCAATTGCCCGGATCCTGGGCGACTGCGCCGGGCAGCTGGCACCGACCAACCAGCAGGCGCCGGCTCCTGTTGCGCCTGCCCCGGCACCTGCTGCGGTTGCGCCCGCACCTGCGCCGGCACCCGCACCTGCTGCAGTGGCGCCTGCGCCTGTGGTCCCGGCTGCACCAGCGCCCGTGGCCCCAGTTCCTGCAGCGCCGGCACCCGCTGCTGCCTACTACGCCAACTGCGCGGCGGCGAGGGCTGCAGGCGCCGCGCCGCTTTACGCGGGGCAGGCCGGCTACCGCCCTGCGTTGGACCGCGACTCCGACGGCGTCGCCTGCGAGTAG